One stretch of Podospora pseudoanserina strain CBS 124.78 chromosome 4, whole genome shotgun sequence DNA includes these proteins:
- a CDS encoding hypothetical protein (COG:S; EggNog:ENOG503NY7W) has translation MAAVATARMEDGRHTRLTVDMALVGSSEDHSTCDSPDAVFSFSFRLRLLISQQRQEPHPTPPAPDDGIPHYSYVPSLASALAMASQPRPYGQGGYLPNGAVPPHPAPLPGAQPLLPNQGRIVQTGPNRILCIADVRGNLQSLNDLARSARADFIIHTGDFGFYDETSLERIADKTLKHVAQYSPLISEPVKKAIAAGGAGPVKSRFQASELPLSELPQLITGELKLDVPVYTVWGACEDVRVLEKFRSKEYKVPNLFIIDEAQSMLLECSGVKLRLLGLGGAVVMHKLFDNGEGRTTIAGGQGTMWTTLLQMGELVDTANRVYDPTETRVFITHASPAREGILNQLSVVLKADFSISAGLHFRYGSSYNEFSVNPSLDHYRGKLAASKASFNDVWDTVRAEVEPAIQQNDAQQTLLKNALSVVEKMPTMAAGGNPFGGVPANAPGAGQVDESAFKNMWNFNLADAAFGWLVLEIQDGRIGTEMRAQGFNFSHRGAKQQPGAQPAAAATGHSPVNPPPATPSQPAPSAAPAVPAVKPVVPSPVPVPTKPATPAPVPSASPAPKEEKPAAAASNGASGEPSAPRSSAENTIGLFIMNAQSEDQIRDLFSEEDKAKIVRIEKWGQNKVAHFKTTEDRDDALNRLPDDVKNRAPGQEDRSKPLVKIFQAPAARGSFRGGAGNWGSSRGGRDSGNVQSGYRSAGGGASDSEGAGRGRGRGGNRGGRGGERGGRGRGGRGGPKEGGAGGAGEAQ, from the exons ATGGCCGCGGTGGCTACGGCGAGAATGGAAGATGGAAGACATACCCGACTAACGGTGGATATGGCCCTGGTGGGCTCTTCAGAGGATCACTCCAC CTGCGATTCGCCCGACGCTGTGTTTTCTTTCAGCTTCCGACTCCGACTGCTGATCAGCCAGCAACGGCAGGAACCCCATCCAACACCGCCAGCACCCGACGACGGTATCCCTCACTACTCTTACGTCCCCTCGCTGGCTTCCGCTCTAGCCATGGCTTCT caaccgcgTCCGTATGGTCAGGGCGGCTACCTGCCAAACGGCGCCGTGCCACCTCACCCAGCTCCTCTCCCCGGagctcaacctctccttcccaaccaGGGCCGTATTGTTCAGACCGGCCCCAACAGAATTCTTTGCATCGCTGATGTGCGAG GCAACCTCCAGTCCCTGAACGACCTTGCCCGTTCTGCCCGTGCCGACTTTATCATTCACACTGGTGACTTTGGCTTCTACGACGAAACATCTCTGGAGCGCATTGCGGATAA GACCCTAAAGCATGTCGCCCAGTATTCCCCCCTCATTTCGGAGCCAGTCAAGAAGGCGATTGCGGCAGGTGGCGCCGGCCCTGTCAAGTCACGATTCCAAGCTTCCGAACTGCCCCTGTCCGAACTCCCTCAGCTCATCACCGGTGAGCTCAAGCTCGATGTCCCGGTCTACACCGTCTGGGGCGCGTGCGAAGATGTCCGCGTGTTGGAAAAGTTCCGGTCCAAGGAGTACAAGGTTCCCAATCTCTTCATTATTGATGAGGCTCAGTCCATGCTGCTCGAGTGCTCGGGCGTCAAGCTCCgtcttctcggccttggcggAGCTGTGGTAATGCATAAACTCTTCGACAACGGCGAGGGCCGCACCACCATCGCTGGCGGCCAGGGTACTATGTGGACCACGCTTTTGCAGATGGGCGAGTTGGTAGACACGGCCAACCGTGTCTATGACCCTACCGAAACTCGCGTGTTCATCACACACGCCTCGCCCGCCCGTGAAGGCATTCTCAACCAGCTCTCGGTGGTTCTCAAGGCAGATTTCTCCATCTCGGCTGGCCTGCATTTCCGCTATGGTAGTTCGTACAACGAGTTCAGCGTCAACCCGAGTCTGGACCACTACCGCGGCAAGCTTGCCGCTTCCAAGGCTTCGTTCAACGATGTTTGGGATACCGTGAGGGCTGAAGTCGAGCCCGCGATTCAGCAGAACGACGCCCAGCAGACTTTGCTCAAGAACGCGCTCAGCGTAGTGGAAAAGATGCCTACCATGGCTGCCGGTGGCAACCCCTTCGGTGGTGTTCCTGCCAACGCTCCTGGTGCCGGTCAGGTCGACGAAAGCGCATTCAAAAACATGTGGAATTTCAACCTAGCTGATGCGGCATTCGGCTGGCTCGTACTGGAGATTCAGGATGGCAGAATCGGGACTGAGATGCGCGCTCAGGGATTTAATTTCTCTCACCGTGGGGCCAAGCAGCAGCCCGGCGCTCAGCCAGCCGCCGCGGCCACCGGCCACAGCCCTgtcaatcctcctcctgcgaCTCCCTCTCAGCCCGCCCCCTCGGCTGCTCCGGCGGTCCCAGCCGTGAAGCCCGTCGTCCCTTCACCTGTCCCCGTGCCTACCAAGCCCGCCACCCCAGCCCCGGTTCCTTCGGCCTCCCCAGCACCCAAAGAGGAGAagcctgccgccgccgcttcTAACGGAGCTTCTGGTGAGCCATCGGCGCCCCGCAGTTCTGCCGAAAACACCATCGGCTTGTTCATCATGAACGCCCAGAGCGAGGATCAGATTCGTGATCTGTTTtccgaggaggacaaggccaagattgTCAGGATTGAGAAGTGGGGCCAGAACAAAGTTGCTCACTTCAAGACGACCGAGGATCGCGATGACGCCCTGAACCGTCTCCCAGACGATGTCAAGAACCGTGCTCCCGGTCAAGAAGATAGATCAAAGCCTTTGGTCAAGATCTTCCAGGCCCCTGCTGCTCGAGGGTCTTTCCGTGGTGGTGCGGGCAACTGGGGCAGCAGCCGTGGTGGTAGAGATTCTGGCAACGTTCAGAGCGGCTACAGAAgtgccggcggcggtgccaGTGACAGTGAGGGTGCTGGTCGCGGCCGTGGACGTGGTGGCAACCGTGGCGGTAGAGGTGGTGAACGGGGCGGTCGTGGTAGGGGTGGCCGGGGCGGCCccaaggaagggggggcCGGTGGGGCGGGAGAGGCCCAGTAA
- a CDS encoding hypothetical protein (EggNog:ENOG503Q3TM; COG:S) codes for MMTSRLRDVGSSFANRRGHASQLSISDPSHHVTEAIGTMYGDDEDSGAEDNRPLSFIASKSSSEQLGKAPRPDDPADDRLRLVRTTSDQTSTVTAPSNASPNGNPLRKTQTVPSRIPTERSNSHDGVRSPLSPLSPTPSLRDVQADDSGFPLTNIDNANDIAQELSNLQALRRMSMDVSNTHDPDLLPFSGVSLMAMPSIAPTGDDDEADPSRLLWVPARVHPELDTGAFKTFLENRVQTMKRRSGDSFLSVDGAQVGGGSGSLRRKKSMLSRQVNTHTENGDSYTDGAERLRRNGSLPDYSTPELSLNELVNDPTSVVQKLAHETRGEDGGADSPILPVAPGMGLRRSTKTTYRKGGSQRFAKKLGEKQVASKMSSEESPPLPPVDPSIGKPLTRVMSEPIAENYSRPTRTVRRQQNFSRDGLDSIAGSAQEGETTAASPPSSPPRKESLPVRAASAAARTATAPAIPQIVETPPVEEASSSPERSTSQKETQKDQAHQPPADGPPARSSKRPSPSKPAQSAAGSAGSSSANPLEKISHPEALPDNSNSTTSSLTFIPTFDNVEKKADRKSKDKDETESIASTKSTSSWKWFKSGDKEKKKKEKEKEEEREREREREREREREEQARKAKSKANEKGHDNARLDVLQNSIDNPKGRESLRLDRESIEGLPQDDKKKETMRKSSDSKRGDGFFGGLFGGSKKKSEKEAAHKKEKQRALSPEPPARILRPDIDYHWTRFPIIEERAIYRMAHIKLANPRRPLHSQVLLSNFMYSYLAKVQAMHPQLNVPISPQQKRQEEERKRREAEQQALEQQMAAQQAAQDGNFDFEYHRSGSQYGDSPVQQGDDSVQYVDDSQIYEYEHGGQQQQYQQNGANGNGHAHQHDQNYYYAQGDGNGSERNDMW; via the exons ATGATG ACTTCCAGACTCCGCGATGTTGGCAGCAGCTTTGCCAACCGTCGAGGCCACGCCAGTCAACTATCCATCTCAGACCCGAGCCATCACGTCACCGAAGCGATCGGCACCATGTAcggcgacgacgaagatTCTGGCGCCGAGGACAACCGGCCACTTAGCTTTATCGCGTCCAAGAGTTCCAGCGAGCAGTTGGGCAAGGCCCCCAGGCCGGACGACCCGGCCGACGACAGACTACGACTGGTGCGCACCACCTCGGACCAGACGAGCACCGTGACCGCTCCGAGTAATGCCAGTCCCAACGGCAACCCCCTTCGAAAAACCCAGACAGTCCCGTCCCGCATCCCCACAGAACGAAGCAACTCGCATGATGGCGTTCGATCCCCCCTGTCGCCATTGTCCCCGACGCCCTCCCTCCGCGATGTCCAGGCCGACGACTCTGGATTTCCCCTGACCAACATCGATAATGCCAATGACATTGCACAGGAGCTCAGCAACCTTCAGGCGCTGCGACGCATGTCTATGGATGTGTCCAACACACATGACCCCGATCTCCTGCCCTTTTCTGGCGTGTCTTTGATGGCCATGCCGTCAATAGCCCCCACCGGCGATGACGACGAAGCAGATCCAAGCCGGTTGCTATGGGTGCCAGCACGAGTACACCCCGAACTTGACACCGGTGCTTTCAAGACGTTCCTTGAAAATCGGGTGCAAACGATGAAGCGGAGGTCGGGAGACTCGTTTCTCTCGGTTGATGGGGCACAAGTCGGTGGTGGTTCGGGAAGCCTGAGACGGAAGAAGTCGATGCTATCGAGACAGGTCAACACTCATACTGAAAACGGAGACAGTTATACCGACGGTGCCGAACGGCTTCGACGAAATGGCTCCCTCCCAGACTACTCAACTCCCGAGCTTAGTCTCAACGAACTCGTCAACGACCCAACAAGCGTGGTGCAGAAGCTGGCACACGAGAccagaggggaggatggtggggcAGATAGTCCGATCCTGCCTGTGGCACCAGGCATGGGGCTTCGGCGGTCAACCAAGACGACTTATAGAAAGGGCGGCAGTCAGCGGTTTGCAAAGAAGCTTGGGGAGAAACAGGTGGCCAGCAAGATGTCTTCTGAGGAATCGCCACCGCTTCCTCCGGTGGACCCATCCATTGGCAAGCCCTTGACGCGGGTCATGTCGGAGCCAATCGCCGAGAATTACTCGAGGCCAACGCGGACTGTCAGAAGACAACAGAACTTCTCGCGCGATGGCTTGGACTCTATTGCCGGTTCTGCTCAGGAGGGTGAAACGACAGCcgcctcgcctccctcgtcGCCCCCCCGCAAAGAGTCATTACCGGTCAGggcagcctcagcagcagcacggACTGCTACCGCGCCAGCCATTCCTCAGATTGTCGAGACGCCGCCGGTCGAAGAAGCCAGCTCATCACCGGAGAGATCGACGTCCCAGAAGGAGACGCAAAAAGACCAGGCTCATCAGCCTCCTGCTGATGGCCCTCCGGCTCGCTCCAGCAAACGGCCATCACCCAGCAAACCTGCCCAGTCGGCTGCTGGGTCGGCCGGGAGCTCGAGCGCTAACCCTCTCGAGAAAATCAGCCACCCAGAGGCGCTACCTGATAACAGCAACTCTACCACGAGCAGCTTGACATTTATCCCCACATTTGACAAcgtcgagaagaaggcggataGGAAGAGCAAAGATAAGGATGAAACCGAGAGCATAGCATCGACAAAGTCGACCTCGAGTTGGAAGTGGTTCAAGAGCGGGGataaggagaagaagaagaaggagaaggagaaggaagaggagagggagagggagagggagagggagagggagcgggagagggaagaaCAGGCTAGGAAGGCCAAGAGCAAAGCTAATGAGAAGGGCCATGATAATGCTCGTCTTGATGTTTTGCAGAACTCCATCGACAACCCCAAGGGCCGCGAGAGCCTCCGGTTGGACCGAGAAAGCATCGAGGGCTTACCGCaggacgacaagaagaaagagacgATGCGCAAGTCTAGCGACAGCAAGCGAGGAGACGGCTTTTTTGGCGGCCTGTTCGGAGGTTCAAAGAAGAAGTCGGAAAAGGAGGCTGCgcacaagaaggagaagcagcgGGCACTTAGTCCAGAGCCACCGGCACGTATCTTGCGTCCCGACATCGATTACCACTGGACGCGGTTCCCCATCATCGAAGAGCGTGCCATTTACCGCATGGCTCATATCAAGCTCGCAAACCCTCGACGTCCCCTCCACAGCCAGGTTCTGCTCAGCAACTTTATGTATTCGTACCTCGCAAAGGTGCAGGCTATGCACCCGCAGCTTAACGTGCCGATTTCGCCGCAGCAAAAGaggcaggaagaggagcggAAACGTCGCGAAGCGGAGCAACAGGCGTTGGAGCAGCAGATGGCCGCTCAGCAGGCTGCCCAGGATGGGAACTTTGACTTTGAGTACCATCGG TCGGGCAGTCAGTACGGTGATTCTCCTGTTCAGCAGGGCGATGACAGCGTCCAATATGTGGACGATTCTCAGATATACGAGTACGAGCACGggggccagcagcagcaataccAGCAAAACGGCGCCAATGGCAACGGCCATGCACATCAGCACGACCAGAATTACTACTACGCGCAGGGTGATGGCAATGGGAGCGAGAGGAACGACATGTGGTAG
- the COQ5 gene encoding 2-hexaprenyl-6-methoxy-1,4-benzoquinone methyltransferase (COG:H; EggNog:ENOG503NVFH; BUSCO:EOG09264A8D), translating to MAAAARPALKRALPSLRSSTFLPRQQQPHCHHHVPTSRRSLSTTPSHRNDAQPTTPSDKETHFGFSTVTTSQKRALVASVFTSVADSYDKMNDLMSFGWHRIWKDHFVSTLNPGFSPLSSTSPTSPPQHILDIAGGTGDIAFRLLHHAHTVNSNPNVKVTISDINRAMLSVGKSRSAALPASQQAALSFVEANAEDLRKTRPLTPILSQTEQTFFDPATATSGLEDDSVDLYTVAFGIRNFSDIPAALAEAYRVLKPGGVFACLEFSKADKHPLFNSVYKEWSFRAIPLIGQLVAGDRDSYQYLVESIERFPRQEEFRDLIKGAGFRVSGDGGWEDLTGGVAAIHRGMKPRE from the coding sequence ATGGCCGCCGCTGCCCGACCGGCTCTCAAAAGGgcactcccctccctccgcaGCAGCACATTTCTCccccgccaacaacaaccacattGTCACCACCATGTACCAACATCACGACGATCTctgtccaccaccccctcccaccgtAATGAtgcccaacccaccaccccctcagaCAAAGAAACCCACTTTGGCTTCTCCACCGTGACCACCTCCCAAAAACGCGCCCTCGTCGCCTCCGTCTTCACGTCCGTGGCAGACTCGTACGACAAAATGAACGACCTCATGTCCTTCGGCTGGCACCGCATCTGGAAAGACCACTTCGTCTCGACCCTGAACCCGGGcttctcccccctttcttccacctcccccacctcccccccccagcaCATCTTGGACATCGCCGGCGGCACAGGCGACATCGccttccgcctcctccaccacgccCACACCgtcaactccaaccccaacgtcaaGGTCACCATCTCAGACATCAACCGCGCCATGCTCTCGGTCGGAAAATCCCGATCTGCCGCCCTCCCAGCAAGCCAGCAAGCCGCGCTCAGCTTCGTCGAAGCCAACGCCGAGGACTTGCGCAAAACCCGGCCTTTgacccccatcctctcccagaCCGAACAGACTTTTTTCGATCCCGCGACCGCCACGTCGGGGTTGGAAGATGATTCGGTTGACTTATACACCGTCGCGTTTGGGATCAGGAACTTTAGCGATATTCCCGCCGCGCTGGCGGAAGCGTACAGGGTGCTCAAGCCGGGGGGGGTGTTTGCCTGTCTTGAGTTCTCCAAGGCGGACAAGCACCCGTTGTTTAACAGTGTGTACAAGGAGTGGAGCTTCCGGGCGATTCCGTTGATTGGGCAGCTGGTGGCTGGGGATAGGGATAGCTACCAGTATCTGGTCGAGAGCATTGAGCGGTTTCCCAGGCAGGAGGAGTTTAGGGATCTGATAAAGGGGGCGGGATTCAGGGTGagtggggatggtgggtgggaggattTGACGGGGGGGGTGGCGGCTATTCATAGGGGGATGAAGCCTAGGGAGTaa